From Punica granatum isolate Tunisia-2019 chromosome 1, ASM765513v2, whole genome shotgun sequence:
GGGAATGCATCCTATTCAAAATGATGTTCATACATCTTATTGAATTAAATACAAAGCACTATCGATGCATATCATACTACGTACTGCAGACAATACAAACAAATAACCTCAACAAGACACAGCAAGGAATTGATAATCAGTAATTTTTCATTAGTACAATTTCATTTTAGGCAAGCATGGTAGGGCCTCATCTCAGGGTTTTTAATCAGTAACCATTCAAGATAAAGTTTGATGTAGTAAGACGGGGCAACACAGTACATTCTTGTTCAATAGAACCTCTAAAACACaggatataaaaatatttgcaAGTGAATCACCAAGTCAATGGAATGTCACAAAACAAGACCAACAACCATTTGTACACAAGCAGAAAACTTTAAACCATCTATTTAGAACAATTGCAACACAGTAAATATAAGTTTAAAGCAACAACCTCCGATTACCAAATAACGGAAGAACAGCCACCCAGTGACAACAGCTTCACCAACCTGTAAATCACAGCACAATGAGAATCCACAGAAACTGAGATATGACGCATACTGTCCCCAAAAATAACAAAACATAAAACACACAGAAATCCAAGTTTTCGATTGTATCGCATCAATATAAACTATAGCAATTCGGTACAAAGTCAACATTCTCAATTCGCCGGGGACTAAAGCTAGAAATAGTGAAAGGAAACCTCAATAGAACTGCAGAATAGGGAAACTAATACACAGGAGGGAAAATTAATCTATTTGCCATCCACAGTGTTAACCCCTACTTACTTTCATCTTAAGGCTTTCGTGAATGCTAAAGGCTCTAGCTCGACTATCCATGATAGTCAAGTATAAGAAAAGGGGAGATTCATGTGAGGTGGTATGAGATATCagaatattatgaaaataatagAACCAGAATCATaatcagaaaataaatgcGTCGAGGTAAACCAAgcaagaaatttcaaaaaagaaaaggtatcTCAAGGCAAGAACTAGTGAGCAAAACATCAAATGATTAGGTACGATACCTTACGGGGTTTGGCTTTCATCACATCAGTATCTTGTTTGTTAAAACCAATTGCAGTAGCTGGCAGTCCATCGGTAACCAAATTGACCCACAGTAACTGGACCTGCATCGGTAAATAGCTTTCATATCCAAATGCTCTAGTCCTTGGCgcaaaaaacaaataataaagaCTTGCAAAGCATGCAGTTCAGACCAGGGAATTTTAGGTCatgtacaaaaaaataaatataagagGGGCACCACGTCAAACTGGTCGCCTCAAAGGACGGTCGAGACAGCTGTATTGATCCAATAGCATAGTATCTGAATAAACTTACCGGGGCAAGGGTATCTGGTAATCCAAGGACAGCTGCCACAAAAATACACACAACTTCACCAATATTTGATGAAATCATGTATCTGATGAACTGTTTTGTATTGTTATATATTGCTCTACCCTCTGCAACAGCCTGCAGCCAAATAAATGATTAAGAAGTATTTAAGAGACAAATTACTTTCTTGTGTAGCATCGAAGCAAAAAGAAACATCTAAAGATATCAAACGAGGAGGATGAAAAATGATTTGCCTACCGCAACAATGGATGCAAAATTATCATCAGCCAAGACCATGTCTGAAGCACTCtgcaggaaaaaagaaaaacctttGTGTTCAGAAAAGCTTCCATCAATTACGGGATGCATATAACTAGAGCTCTCCTACTAATGTATTACTGGGGTCCAAGGACAATATGGTTAACTCAGTATCATTTCACACATCAGGAGTTACGTTAACTGGAAGTGAGACACACAAGCAAAGGGCATATACTATCTGCTTTGAATCAGCAAGAGCTAATGTGTTGGAGTCAAGGGATACTAAGTATGGAATATATTAAATCAGTCATAGAAAGCACTAAACAATACCTTGGCAACAGCTGTTCCTGATCCCATTGCAATTCCAATATCAGCTTTCTTTAATGCAGGTGCATCATTAACACCATCACCAGTCATCGCAACCTGAGAATGTCAGGAGTGAAACAGTTTAAtaggactttttttttttataagtaaaaagctgttatataaagaaaatgttACAGATAGGGACAGAGACTGGCCATACAAAGAGAGGTCAACTGAATTGGTGGTCAACTGAAAATATGTTTCAGAGGGGGACAGCTAAGATCCAGGGCACGAAGAAAGCCATTCAATTTCAGAAACTATTCTCATGCAGCTAAGCTTCACCAATCTATTATGAACTCTGTTTACTTCTAATGATAAAATCCATAATGCAGAGAGTAATCAacaaatttaagaaaattaaaaacccTATTCCTCAAATTTGTTGCTTCTACAAATATCTGAACTTTCTGAACAAGTAAATTCAGATATTCATAATAACTATTAAGTTTATGAATATGACAAAATAGTATATAAACATCAGGAGTTTTATCAGCATGATAAAATAGACATAGTTCTCATTCTACCAGACCTCTTCAAACAAGTACTCCAAAAATCACAGGAAACAGAGGGTCAGAAATTTAAAACTGATTGACCAGTAAATGAACATCCAATCCAAAGCTAACTAAACAGCAATGGATACTATTACAGCCCCTGTGGCATTGTTCTCTTTGCAGTTCAACTTTCAACCAAACATAAGAAAGAAAGACCTACCACTTCATTTTGGTGCTGTAGAGCCTCAACCAGCATCCTCTTATGAGAAGGCTCGACCCTGATGCATCATCAAACAACATCTTTAATTATCAAGAACCTACCAAAAgtgtattttttgtttaacaGAGTGGAAAAAATTTGATCCATCAGGCACCAGAGCATGTAAAACAAGATCACTAGTCAGAAAAACCGTGAGTAAAAGATGAATTTTATATGCACACTAATATCATTAATAGCATTGGTTGTACCTGGTGAAAAGTGCCATTCGTTGTAGTGCAAGTGTCTGCTGCAAGGCAGGAAGTTCTTCAAACTCAGACGCAGTGTAGGAGTGTCCAGAAAAATCTACCAAGTGATCAAAGGCACCTATCTTACGGCAGAGTGACTCAGCTGTAGACTGAAGCAGACATTTAAATCAGGTAAAGCCTTAATAAAGAATGCGACTTCTCCCCACATATATtgatgtgaaaattttaaaatttcagtcACCTTGTTATCGCCGGTAACAACAATAACACGTATACCAGCAGTCAGGCATGAAAGCATGGCATTTCTGACTTCTTCTCTAGGTGGATCAAGCATTCCAACCTTTAGAAAACATGAAATAGCCAGTTagagaaaaacaaacaaatgaaCCAATTAACTTTGAAGTTAATTAATCTCACAGAGAGCCTTAATATTTAATGTCTCAACATAGGATGTGATTAATTGAATTCCATAGAAGagttcccaaaaaaaaaaaaaaggacccaTGCCAGAAAAGTGAGATGAGCATAATTCTCTATTTGCTTGGATAGTGAAGAGATGGCAGTTCAGGTGGGCATTCTACACTCTTCGTTCAGGAAATGATTAAATTATCCATGCATTTTTCTAAGAGCTATATACAGTAATGCTCTTGCCAATTCATTTAGAAATATGACatcttttgtttattttaaccTGAATTTGCAAAAGCACGGGCCTAGATGCCAGTGAAGAGccaataatttcattaatgaagaaCACGCCCTAATAGTAATGCAGTACTCTTTCCAATAAACGACAAGAAAAGGCAGCAATAATATTGAGGAAGATAAAGGACAGATCATCCTATTCGAAGAAGACTATAACCTAATTTCAAAGAAGCCTAATTAGTGTTCAAAGTAATACACCTAACCCTTGAGCATAACAGTGGGTTAATGCAAAATAACATCTGTATCATAAACGTAAGAACAAAGCATACCAGCCCAATAAATGTCATCTCTTTCTCATCATCAAATGAGAGGGTTTGTTGGCCCAAAGGCATCCTTTTCATAGCCAAAGCCAGGCATCTCAATGTTTCTTTTCCTGCAAACCttaataatacaaaataatttagagGACAAAGTacagataaatatatatatatatatatatatataaacaagcATGAGAGAAACGATTGTCAATAGAGTGACATCATTCAGAAAGTTAAGTCACTGTTGTGGTATTAGTGGTCATCAGAACATGTTTCGGACTTTTTCTTTAGtccaattttaaaaaaactatgtgcatgattaatcataaaataatttatgtatCTAAATAAAggtaaaaattatatagatatcTATAGTAATTGTAGAGTGAAAATTGGTGTTATTTGCAGAATTGGAAATAGAAACTTCTGGAAACAACATCAAATAATTCATATTAAGTAAACTAGATGAAAGTATCTATTAACTGACTGTTCAAAATAATTGAATATCAAGAAGGAAAAGGAATTGGATGAAAGTCAAAGCTAACCTGATGAATCTTGCCTCCAGCTCAGCTCGGACATCAGGGGTCAGTGGAACAGTCGAGCCATCTTCATTGCAAAGTATGCTCGTACATCTAGAAAGTATACTCTCTGGAGCACCTTTAGAAAACATTAACTCCATATGCTTCCGGCTACAAAGAACACTCATCATTTTGCGATCCCGAGAAAATTCTAAAACAGAAACCTGCAAAAGAACTATTCCTCAACTTGTATTTCAGATAATATATAGTCATAGAGAGAATATTGTTCATGCATACTCAATATGaccttttaaatttctgcaATCATAGAGACAAATTCAGCTAATCTGATAGCCCAAACACGAAGAGAATAGACTTCACTTACAAAAACCAACTGACCCAACAAATTTTCCAGATCTATGAGGAGTGCGTGAAATTAAGAAATCATTTATGGATTTCAAGAATGAATTGCAACCTTCAAATGACCTAATGATGTGACATCACTTCATGAAAGAGACTGCCTGCTGTATGGCCGAAGGCTCAGCAAGATATGAGTGGAAATTTGagaatctcttttttttggtaggaaATAAAAGATGCTTGATAAAGATTTGGCAACTGACCCTCGCATACAACCAAAAAGTAGGGAAAGACTAAATTCTGTTTCTCATGTGTATGGAAGTTATCGTTCAACTAGGGAATGACTAAATTATCATATAAACTGAGGTCCCAAGCTTAAAATGAGTAGCCAAAAATATCCAGCAACAATCATACAGGAACCAACCTTCTTAAACTGGTTTTCCCAATAGTGATTACAGTAAGAAGCACGATCATGCTTGCTCAAAACATTCAACGCAGTAGGCATAGAATCAAAACCAGGAAGGCCAACCTGAAGAAAATGCCGAAACTCAGGAACTGGTATTGTATAAGTCTGTAATTTTTATACAGGAAGAAACtggataaataaaattttatggcACAAAAACCTACCTTCTCCACCAAAACACGGAGGGCAACTTCTGTTGACTCAccaattttttcataattttcctTGTCTGGATTGTACTGTAAAATAGATTCATTGCACAAGGCAGAACACATTGCTACTTGGAGAAGAGAAGGGAACTGTGCAGGAATTTCAAGCTGCAAGATAATGTTGTAGAGTAACGTTAGCCAacatggaagtccaaaaatcgGCAGAGATTAAAAAACCTATACCGAGGCAACAATTTATAGGTCATATTTAATGACTATAtctaaatcaattttaaaagagAAAGTAATCACAACATTGATATGGAAACTTATTGCAAAGTGCTTCCTTGCTATGAGCACTTGTACAACAAGACTCGATAATCAAAAGAGTTGTAGGTTCACATCCATATAAGTACAGGGCGAACTATTCTTTCACCTTTTACTAAAGAGTCATAAGTAAgaaatgcaaattttgtgcTAGGTTCCAGCATCAAGGTGAAGACCCAAATCTGTGGCTATGAACACTAAGACTGTGACTAACTGAGcatattttttcaatcattttaGCTTAGAGAAATATCCAGTCAAAGCAACAGCAACACCAATACCGTACATCATATCTGATGTCAGAACCCACAAATCTTTTACCAACGCcagaaaaaagtatgtgaggtTTTGAGAAAGTCGAAGATGCTTTGATAAGCTAAAAGATGTCAAGAGGAACTGTCAAAGACTACATCATAAAGAATTCATCAAACCCAGGATTACACATTACGTAAAGTTGTCTTAATTCCAATTTCACATCACAGGATTGACTACTATTATAACCCATTTCTAGTATTCAACTATGCATACATTCACGTTTTAGATATTAATCATCCAGAAGATCTACTCGTCCTCATCCATTTGATGGTGCTAATTACTTGTTATTCATTACCTTGGCACCATTATCGTTGAAAATAAATCCTTCTGGGGCATATGTTGTCCCACTGACGGTGTACTCGGCCATAATAGGACCATGATGCACCGATTGAACTGCACAGATCTGACCAATTAGACAGAGTAAATATTATGTTACTGAGACCAGACACACATATTGCAGTAGCAAATGAAGAGACACAACTGTTAAAAGAAACTACACAAAAGGATAAAACTATATTTGCTCATATTTAAAGGCAAGAGCGGATGAACAATGGGCTTATTATTCCTTTAGGAGAGAAAAAGTTGTAAGAAGAATTTCTGGAcgaatttattattagataCTATGTTGACAACAGACTGCTTCAGTTATTCAGTAGCTATATTTGGAAACAGCTCACCAGAAGGAAAGaggaaaggagaagaagatttTCAGAAATCAGAGTAAACTttcctcttttctcccttcccTCCTTCATCCTCGACCAATACAACATACAAATCAATGCTTAAAGCACAATTGAATATCAACACCACGAGTGCCATCATCTATCTGAGCTGGATACCTTTGATACAGACATCATGTTCGTCGTCAGAGTTCCAGTTTTGTCACTACAAATAACAGTTGTGCAGCCTAAGGTCTCTACAGATGGCAAGGATCGGACAATGGCATTTAACCGGGCCATTCGCTTTGTTCCAAGGGCCAAGCACCTAACACAAATTTCCACcatcaaatcaattaaaacacAGTAAATTCTAG
This genomic window contains:
- the LOC116192401 gene encoding calcium-transporting ATPase 3, endoplasmic reticulum-type isoform X3; this translates as MGCKVPADMRVVEKLSDILRVDQAILTGESSSVEKELESTVATNAVYQDKTNILFSGTVVVAGRARAIVVGVGANTAMGSIRDSMLRTGDEVTPLKKKLDEFGTFLAKVIAGICVLVWVVNIGHFRDPSHGGFLRGAIHYFKIAVALAVAAIPEGLPAVVTTCLALGTKRMARLNAIVRSLPSVETLGCTTVICSDKTGTLTTNMMSVSKICAVQSVHHGPIMAEYTVSGTTYAPEGFIFNDNGAKLEIPAQFPSLLQVAMCSALCNESILQYNPDKENYEKIGESTEVALRVLVEKVGLPGFDSMPTALNVLSKHDRASYCNHYWENQFKKVSVLEFSRDRKMMSVLCSRKHMELMFSKGAPESILSRCTSILCNEDGSTVPLTPDVRAELEARFIRFAGKETLRCLALAMKRMPLGQQTLSFDDEKEMTFIGLVGMLDPPREEVRNAMLSCLTAGIRVIVVTGDNKSTAESLCRKIGAFDHLVDFSGHSYTASEFEELPALQQTLALQRMALFTRVEPSHKRMLVEALQHQNEVVAMTGDGVNDAPALKKADIGIAMGSGTAVAKSASDMVLADDNFASIVAAVAEGRAIYNNTKQFIRYMISSNIGEVVCIFVAAVLGLPDTLAPVQLLWVNLVTDGLPATAIGFNKQDTDVMKAKPRKVGEAVVTGWLFFRYLVIGAYVGLATVAGFIWWFAYSDDGPKLPYSELMNFDTCSSRETSYPCSIFDDRHPSTVSMTVLVVVEMFNALNNLSENQSLLVIPPWSNLWLVASIILTMILHLLILYVHPLSVLFSVTPLSWADWSVVLYLSFPVIIIDEVLKFFSRNPAGLRFRFRLRRPDLLPKKELRDK
- the LOC116192401 gene encoding calcium-transporting ATPase 3, endoplasmic reticulum-type isoform X1; translated protein: MEDAYARSASEVLDFFGVDPSKGLADSQVLRHGMLYGRNVLPEEKRTPFWKLVLKQFDDLLVKILIAAAIISFILALINGETGLAAFLEPSVILMILAANAAVGVITETNAEKALEELRAYQADVATVLRNGCFSILPATELVPGDIVEVSVGCKVPADMRVVEKLSDILRVDQAILTGESSSVEKELESTVATNAVYQDKTNILFSGTVVVAGRARAIVVGVGANTAMGSIRDSMLRTGDEVTPLKKKLDEFGTFLAKVIAGICVLVWVVNIGHFRDPSHGGFLRGAIHYFKIAVALAVAAIPEGLPAVVTTCLALGTKRMARLNAIVRSLPSVETLGCTTVICSDKTGTLTTNMMSVSKICAVQSVHHGPIMAEYTVSGTTYAPEGFIFNDNGAKLEIPAQFPSLLQVAMCSALCNESILQYNPDKENYEKIGESTEVALRVLVEKVGLPGFDSMPTALNVLSKHDRASYCNHYWENQFKKVSVLEFSRDRKMMSVLCSRKHMELMFSKGAPESILSRCTSILCNEDGSTVPLTPDVRAELEARFIRFAGKETLRCLALAMKRMPLGQQTLSFDDEKEMTFIGLVGMLDPPREEVRNAMLSCLTAGIRVIVVTGDNKSTAESLCRKIGAFDHLVDFSGHSYTASEFEELPALQQTLALQRMALFTRVEPSHKRMLVEALQHQNEVVAMTGDGVNDAPALKKADIGIAMGSGTAVAKSASDMVLADDNFASIVAAVAEGRAIYNNTKQFIRYMISSNIGEVVCIFVAAVLGLPDTLAPVQLLWVNLVTDGLPATAIGFNKQDTDVMKAKPRKVGEAVVTGWLFFRYLVIGAYVGLATVAGFIWWFAYSDDGPKLPYSELMNFDTCSSRETSYPCSIFDDRHPSTVSMTVLVVVEMFNALNNLSENQSLLVIPPWSNLWLVASIILTMILHLLILYVHPLSVLFSVTPLSWADWSVVLYLSFPVIIIDEVLKFFSRNPAGLRFRFRLRRPDLLPKKELRDK
- the LOC116192401 gene encoding calcium-transporting ATPase 3, endoplasmic reticulum-type isoform X2, yielding MECSTAEMCFRKKKVRTPFWKLVLKQFDDLLVKILIAAAIISFILALINGETGLAAFLEPSVILMILAANAAVGVITETNAEKALEELRAYQADVATVLRNGCFSILPATELVPGDIVEVSVGCKVPADMRVVEKLSDILRVDQAILTGESSSVEKELESTVATNAVYQDKTNILFSGTVVVAGRARAIVVGVGANTAMGSIRDSMLRTGDEVTPLKKKLDEFGTFLAKVIAGICVLVWVVNIGHFRDPSHGGFLRGAIHYFKIAVALAVAAIPEGLPAVVTTCLALGTKRMARLNAIVRSLPSVETLGCTTVICSDKTGTLTTNMMSVSKICAVQSVHHGPIMAEYTVSGTTYAPEGFIFNDNGAKLEIPAQFPSLLQVAMCSALCNESILQYNPDKENYEKIGESTEVALRVLVEKVGLPGFDSMPTALNVLSKHDRASYCNHYWENQFKKVSVLEFSRDRKMMSVLCSRKHMELMFSKGAPESILSRCTSILCNEDGSTVPLTPDVRAELEARFIRFAGKETLRCLALAMKRMPLGQQTLSFDDEKEMTFIGLVGMLDPPREEVRNAMLSCLTAGIRVIVVTGDNKSTAESLCRKIGAFDHLVDFSGHSYTASEFEELPALQQTLALQRMALFTRVEPSHKRMLVEALQHQNEVVAMTGDGVNDAPALKKADIGIAMGSGTAVAKSASDMVLADDNFASIVAAVAEGRAIYNNTKQFIRYMISSNIGEVVCIFVAAVLGLPDTLAPVQLLWVNLVTDGLPATAIGFNKQDTDVMKAKPRKVGEAVVTGWLFFRYLVIGAYVGLATVAGFIWWFAYSDDGPKLPYSELMNFDTCSSRETSYPCSIFDDRHPSTVSMTVLVVVEMFNALNNLSENQSLLVIPPWSNLWLVASIILTMILHLLILYVHPLSVLFSVTPLSWADWSVVLYLSFPVIIIDEVLKFFSRNPAGLRFRFRLRRPDLLPKKELRDK